The Epilithonimonas zeae genome contains a region encoding:
- a CDS encoding glycoside hydrolase family 2 protein yields the protein MLKKIIIPLLLIVFILSSFCTSVMGQKTIQHAFARDHINLNGSWKYIIDPYQMGYLDYRQKPFDQSKSGKGGFYDNITSPDKKTRVEYNFDFEPSLQVPGDWNSQDQKLLFYEGTVWYKRDFVADPQANKNYFLYFAAVNYESHVYLNGEKVGTHKGGFTPFQFDVTSKLKKGNNYVVVMVDNVRKKDEVPTINTDWWNYGGITRDVLLVTTPKSFIEDYKMQLAKNDPTKLEGFVKLNGNTNKEKLVIEIPELNIKSTLETDANGYAKIIIPTKKIDYWSPENPKLYDVKISSKSDKINDKIGFRTIKTVGKDILLNDRSLFLKGISVHDENPLVGGRLRSEGDMRMILGWAKQLGCNYIRLAHYTHNETMLRLADEIGLLVWAEVPVYWTISWSNPDTYKNAEDQLTVAIERDKNRASVIIWSVGNETPVSKERNVFMGKLIDKVRSLDDSRLVAAALEIERNGYDVTVEDPLGDKLDLASFNEYGGWYWSEPKELPKYKWEIKFNKPVVISEFGADALAGYHADEDTVWSEEHQQLFYEKQLEMLDKIDGLRGMTPWILVDFKSPRRQNPVYQNFWNRKGLISETGVKKKAFYTLQNYYQRKSLNNK from the coding sequence ATGTTAAAAAAAATTATCATCCCATTGCTGTTAATAGTCTTTATCCTAAGTTCATTTTGTACATCGGTTATGGGACAAAAAACGATTCAGCATGCTTTTGCCAGAGATCATATTAATCTAAATGGCTCTTGGAAATATATCATAGATCCGTACCAAATGGGTTATCTAGATTACAGACAAAAACCATTCGATCAAAGTAAATCAGGAAAAGGAGGCTTTTATGACAACATTACTTCCCCGGACAAAAAAACAAGAGTCGAATACAATTTTGATTTTGAACCTTCTTTGCAGGTTCCTGGTGATTGGAACTCTCAGGATCAAAAACTACTATTTTATGAAGGTACTGTTTGGTACAAAAGAGATTTTGTCGCAGATCCACAAGCCAATAAGAATTACTTTTTGTATTTCGCAGCGGTAAATTACGAGAGTCACGTTTATTTGAATGGCGAAAAGGTAGGTACACATAAAGGTGGATTCACTCCATTTCAATTTGATGTCACTTCGAAATTAAAAAAGGGCAACAACTATGTTGTGGTTATGGTCGATAATGTACGCAAAAAAGATGAGGTGCCAACTATTAATACAGATTGGTGGAACTATGGAGGTATTACACGTGATGTTTTATTGGTAACCACGCCAAAGTCTTTTATCGAAGATTATAAAATGCAATTGGCCAAAAATGATCCTACTAAATTAGAGGGATTTGTGAAGTTGAATGGCAATACAAACAAAGAGAAACTGGTCATAGAAATTCCTGAACTTAATATAAAATCGACACTTGAAACTGATGCCAATGGCTATGCGAAAATTATAATTCCCACAAAAAAGATTGACTATTGGTCTCCGGAAAATCCTAAGCTGTACGATGTCAAAATCAGTTCAAAGTCAGATAAAATTAATGATAAAATTGGTTTTAGAACAATTAAAACTGTTGGAAAAGATATTTTGCTGAATGACCGATCCCTATTTCTGAAAGGTATTTCTGTACATGACGAAAATCCTTTGGTAGGCGGACGTTTGCGATCCGAAGGCGATATGAGAATGATCCTTGGCTGGGCAAAGCAATTAGGCTGCAATTATATTCGCCTGGCACATTACACCCATAATGAAACGATGCTGCGTCTTGCTGACGAAATTGGATTATTGGTTTGGGCAGAGGTTCCTGTGTATTGGACGATCTCGTGGAGCAATCCCGATACGTATAAAAACGCAGAAGATCAATTGACTGTAGCAATCGAAAGAGATAAAAACAGAGCTTCCGTAATTATCTGGTCAGTAGGGAATGAGACGCCTGTCAGTAAGGAGCGTAATGTTTTTATGGGTAAATTAATTGACAAAGTTCGTAGTTTAGACGATAGTAGACTTGTTGCAGCCGCCTTGGAAATCGAACGCAATGGCTATGACGTAACCGTTGAAGATCCTTTGGGTGATAAGCTTGATCTCGCCAGTTTTAATGAGTATGGAGGCTGGTACTGGTCTGAGCCAAAAGAATTACCAAAATATAAATGGGAAATAAAATTCAATAAACCAGTGGTAATCTCCGAGTTTGGTGCCGATGCATTAGCAGGATATCACGCAGATGAAGATACAGTATGGAGTGAGGAGCATCAGCAATTGTTTTATGAAAAACAACTGGAAATGCTTGACAAAATAGATGGGCTGCGAGGAATGACACCTTGGATTCTAGTCGATTTCAAATCGCCTAGACGTCAAAATCCTGTTTATCAGAATTTCTGGAACAGAAAAGGTCTTATTTCGGAAACTGGGGTCAAAAAGAAGGCTTTTTACACGCTTCAGAATTATTATCAACGGAAATCATTAAATAATAAATAA
- a CDS encoding glycoside hydrolase family 5 protein, with the protein MKNIFRVLRLSMLFFLVSCTHEDKVEFVNGETGQVENPDPFSAKKIIADMGPGFNLGNTFDNGIHPTSLAAIKPVIDLYKNAGMKHVRIPTTWMDRFSSTLADNNGNINVNHPRFIELKAVIDYALSKDLYVILNTHHESWLKDHYDGSEQYDTKFRTLWTGIATYFKDYPQKLIFEVLNEPEGNLGELDGNGPFPDPTDALALQYTRKVNQVGYDAIRATHGNNEKRLIMVGTNGQGNALYISNVYPSKSSLPGGGNDDYLSIQVHTYSPWAFCGETGSNAAFPGTASFETGIQNVKAHSIKLNVPVHYGEFGVGRSSNTAERNTDLVRNYYRTMARTTLAQSMSYSVWDDRGWFALINPTGTSFVNNIVPYMLQ; encoded by the coding sequence ATGAAAAATATATTTAGAGTATTAAGATTAAGCATGCTTTTCTTTCTAGTCTCTTGCACGCACGAGGATAAAGTAGAGTTTGTCAATGGGGAAACAGGACAAGTGGAAAATCCTGATCCTTTTTCCGCAAAAAAAATAATTGCTGATATGGGACCTGGTTTTAATCTTGGTAACACCTTTGATAATGGCATTCATCCGACCTCCTTGGCAGCAATCAAACCCGTTATTGATTTGTATAAAAATGCGGGAATGAAACATGTTAGAATTCCAACTACCTGGATGGATAGGTTTTCATCTACTCTTGCAGACAATAATGGTAATATTAATGTCAATCATCCAAGATTTATAGAGCTTAAGGCAGTTATAGATTACGCACTATCAAAAGATTTATACGTAATACTAAATACCCATCACGAGTCTTGGTTGAAGGATCATTACGATGGATCTGAGCAATATGATACTAAGTTCCGAACATTGTGGACAGGTATTGCTACCTATTTTAAAGATTATCCTCAAAAATTGATTTTTGAAGTTTTAAATGAGCCAGAAGGTAATTTGGGAGAATTAGACGGCAATGGTCCTTTTCCCGATCCTACAGATGCATTGGCTTTACAATACACCAGAAAAGTAAACCAAGTTGGCTATGACGCCATACGGGCAACACATGGTAACAATGAAAAACGATTAATTATGGTAGGTACCAATGGACAAGGAAATGCATTGTATATAAGTAATGTCTATCCAAGCAAATCGTCATTGCCAGGTGGAGGAAATGATGATTATCTATCTATACAGGTTCACACTTATTCTCCTTGGGCATTCTGCGGAGAGACTGGAAGTAATGCTGCTTTTCCCGGAACAGCCAGTTTTGAGACGGGCATTCAAAATGTGAAAGCACATTCGATAAAATTGAATGTTCCTGTTCATTATGGCGAATTCGGAGTAGGAAGAAGTAGTAATACCGCGGAAAGAAATACCGATCTCGTTAGGAATTATTACCGCACAATGGCAAGAACAACCTTAGCTCAATCAATGTCATACAGCGTTTGGGATGATAGAGGTTGGTTTGCTCTCATAAACCCAACAGGTACATCTTTCGTAAATAATATAGTACCATACATGCTACAATAA
- a CDS encoding site-specific integrase: MNKTFNLLFFIKKNKIRTNGTAPIYLRITIDGKAAEIAAKRYIDPKKWDSKSHKAVGYGQDAKILNTYLKTLEQQVYDTHYSMLKEENFVTADGLKSKLLGTDLEQRMLIPIFQDHNDKVEALIGQDFAPGTLERYKTSLKHTQEFLKWKYKICDIDITQINHAFIADYDFWLRSVRKCANNTAVKYLKNFKKIIRLCIANGWLAKDPFVGYKAKIKVVERTYLNKEEIQSILEKDFASERLNHVRDIFLFSCYTGLAYIDVKKLSKSHINTGIDGNEWIFKKRQKTDTSTRVPLLPLAQELIIKYKDHPECINTDVLFPVLSNQKMNSYLKEIANVCGINKELTFHIARHTFATTITLSNGVPIESVSKMLGHTNIKTTQHYAKILDKRISDDMSNLRNILTKSEK; this comes from the coding sequence ATGAACAAGACATTTAATCTTCTATTCTTTATCAAAAAGAATAAAATCCGCACAAACGGAACTGCTCCAATTTATTTGCGTATAACAATCGACGGCAAAGCCGCAGAAATTGCAGCCAAAAGGTATATTGACCCAAAGAAATGGGACAGCAAATCTCATAAAGCTGTTGGTTATGGGCAAGATGCCAAAATACTAAATACTTACCTCAAAACTTTGGAACAACAAGTTTATGATACGCATTATTCAATGTTGAAAGAGGAAAACTTTGTAACGGCAGATGGTTTGAAGTCGAAGCTTTTGGGTACTGATTTGGAACAACGGATGCTAATCCCCATATTTCAGGATCACAATGATAAGGTGGAAGCATTAATAGGTCAGGATTTCGCACCAGGAACCTTAGAGCGTTATAAGACATCTTTAAAACACACTCAGGAATTTCTAAAATGGAAATATAAAATTTGCGATATAGACATCACGCAGATTAACCACGCTTTTATAGCGGATTATGATTTTTGGCTTCGGAGCGTTCGCAAATGCGCAAACAACACTGCAGTTAAATATCTTAAAAATTTCAAAAAAATAATACGATTATGCATAGCGAACGGATGGTTAGCCAAAGATCCCTTTGTAGGATACAAAGCAAAAATTAAAGTTGTAGAGAGAACATACCTAAACAAAGAAGAGATACAATCTATTTTGGAAAAAGATTTTGCTTCCGAAAGATTAAATCATGTTAGAGATATTTTTCTATTTAGCTGCTACACGGGATTAGCATATATAGATGTCAAGAAGTTATCAAAATCTCACATAAATACTGGTATAGATGGTAATGAATGGATATTTAAAAAACGTCAGAAGACGGACACCTCAACTAGAGTCCCATTATTACCATTAGCACAAGAACTTATTATAAAATACAAAGATCATCCAGAGTGTATTAATACAGATGTACTTTTTCCTGTTTTAAGTAACCAAAAGATGAATTCTTATCTAAAAGAAATTGCTAATGTTTGTGGAATTAATAAAGAATTGACTTTCCATATTGCTAGACATACATTTGCTACAACAATAACCTTGTCAAATGGTGTTCCAATTGAGAGTGTAAGCAAGATGCTTGGACACACCAATATAAAAACTACTCAACATTACGCAAAAATACTTGATAAACGAATTAGTGATGATATGTCAAATTTGAGAAACATTCTTACAAAATCAGAAAAATAA
- a CDS encoding acyl-CoA dehydrogenase family protein, with protein sequence MNALALDFPTVSYAEFLSNFKASLGSLFQRENIDQLSLSRGLPPNVWKEIFNLKPLSVAIPTEYGGRGVKVKECLGLLSAASYESLPLSLTFGINIALFLEPLAKYGNNIIKGDIFKHFLDFGAMGGLMITEPDFGSDALNMKTQNELKDNSYHIKGTKHWQGLTGLANYWLITSRNINAEGNLGRDVDFFIADTHKPEQNIEVKEYYDNAGLYMIPYGLNKIDIKVPEQNKLIPESTGLKMMLDVLHRSRFQFPGMGMGFLKRMMDEATKHCKERIVGASNLFSLDQVQYQLAKLQSFFTLSSAMCAKSTSVSGIDKDVSGSGVHANSMKAFVTDMMQEAAQILVQLSGAKGYRLSHIGGRGIMDSRPFQIFEGSNEMLYTQISEGILKDMKKKKTDNLGEYLLINEITKDAAKLYSKELNVTIDGPLSQRKMIDLGKIISRIVTVNDLIDLNNAGFNQDLSDNSIEIVRQEVVTLLASMNHHKNINAVCDISEKSDWMSFF encoded by the coding sequence ATGAATGCATTAGCATTAGACTTTCCTACGGTTTCTTATGCAGAGTTCCTTTCTAATTTTAAGGCTTCTTTAGGGTCTTTGTTTCAAAGAGAAAACATAGATCAATTAAGTCTTTCAAGAGGTTTGCCTCCTAATGTTTGGAAAGAAATTTTCAATTTGAAACCACTTTCTGTTGCTATTCCAACTGAATATGGTGGAAGAGGCGTGAAGGTGAAAGAATGTCTTGGATTGCTTTCTGCGGCGTCATACGAGTCTCTTCCATTGTCATTGACATTCGGGATTAATATTGCATTATTCTTGGAGCCTTTGGCTAAATATGGGAATAATATCATCAAAGGTGATATTTTCAAACATTTCCTAGATTTTGGAGCAATGGGGGGATTGATGATTACTGAACCAGATTTTGGTAGTGATGCATTGAATATGAAGACTCAAAATGAACTAAAAGATAATTCTTACCATATCAAAGGAACTAAACATTGGCAAGGTCTTACAGGCTTGGCTAATTATTGGCTAATCACTTCAAGAAATATCAATGCTGAAGGTAATCTTGGTAGAGATGTGGATTTCTTCATCGCAGATACTCATAAGCCAGAACAAAACATTGAGGTTAAGGAATATTATGACAATGCAGGTCTTTATATGATTCCTTACGGATTGAATAAAATCGATATCAAAGTTCCGGAACAAAATAAGTTAATTCCTGAAAGTACGGGTCTTAAAATGATGTTGGACGTTCTTCACAGAAGCAGATTCCAGTTTCCGGGAATGGGAATGGGATTTCTGAAAAGAATGATGGACGAGGCTACAAAACATTGTAAAGAAAGAATTGTTGGTGCTTCTAACTTATTTTCTTTGGATCAGGTTCAGTATCAATTGGCAAAATTACAGTCATTCTTCACGCTTTCTTCCGCAATGTGCGCAAAAAGTACAAGTGTAAGCGGGATTGATAAAGATGTTTCAGGAAGTGGTGTTCACGCTAACAGTATGAAAGCTTTTGTGACAGATATGATGCAGGAAGCTGCTCAGATTTTGGTTCAATTGTCTGGTGCAAAAGGTTATAGACTAAGTCATATCGGTGGGAGAGGAATTATGGACAGCCGACCTTTCCAAATCTTTGAAGGTTCAAACGAAATGCTTTATACGCAAATTTCTGAAGGGATTTTGAAAGATATGAAGAAGAAAAAAACAGACAATCTAGGAGAATATCTTTTGATTAATGAGATTACCAAAGATGCTGCAAAATTATACTCGAAAGAACTTAATGTGACGATTGATGGTCCACTTTCTCAAAGAAAAATGATAGACCTTGGGAAAATTATTTCAAGAATTGTGACAGTTAATGACTTAATAGATCTTAATAATGCAGGTTTTAATCAGGATTTGAGTGATAATTCTATCGAAATTGTGAGACAAGAAGTGGTGACACTCTTAGCTTCTATGAACCACCATAAAAACATCAATGCCGTTTGCGATATTAGTGAGAAAAGTGATTGGATGTCGTTTTTCTAA
- a CDS encoding cold shock domain-containing protein — protein MADSFSKKENFKKKQQKQKEKALRREERKTNNDKGKDIEFMYVDAYGRLTSTPPEEKLEVDLDNIQLGAAPVEAEEAVKTGIVTFLSEKGYGFITENKTNENIFFHSNNCAVPVKKGNKVAFEKERSPKGFSAVNIELVK, from the coding sequence ATGGCAGATTCTTTCTCCAAAAAAGAAAATTTCAAGAAAAAACAACAAAAACAAAAAGAAAAAGCACTTCGTCGTGAAGAGCGTAAAACTAATAACGACAAAGGAAAAGACATCGAGTTTATGTATGTGGATGCATACGGAAGATTGACTTCTACACCTCCAGAGGAGAAATTGGAAGTGGATTTGGATAACATTCAATTAGGTGCAGCGCCTGTGGAAGCAGAAGAAGCTGTGAAAACGGGAATCGTAACTTTCTTAAGCGAAAAAGGTTATGGGTTCATCACTGAAAATAAAACCAACGAAAATATCTTTTTCCATAGTAACAATTGTGCAGTGCCGGTAAAAAAAGGAAACAAAGTAGCTTTCGAAAAAGAAAGATCACCAAAAGGCTTTTCGGCAGTCAATATCGAACTTGTCAAATAA
- a CDS encoding SemiSWEET transporter: protein MNTELLGLIAGGITSIAMMPQLIKVIKEKNAKDISVVMLLVLITGLSLWVWYGMLQNELPIILSNGFSVLINLTLLICCIIFKKKD from the coding sequence ATGAATACAGAATTATTGGGTTTAATTGCCGGAGGAATTACATCAATCGCAATGATGCCACAACTCATCAAAGTTATCAAGGAAAAAAATGCCAAAGATATCTCCGTTGTGATGCTTTTAGTTTTGATTACAGGATTATCACTTTGGGTTTGGTACGGAATGTTACAGAATGAATTACCAATTATTTTGTCTAATGGTTTTTCAGTTTTAATTAATTTAACTTTGCTGATATGCTGTATTATTTTCAAAAAGAAAGACTAA
- the pdeM gene encoding ligase-associated DNA damage response endonuclease PdeM, whose amino-acid sequence MKIVTKNINIRDQIFTLTNQRALFWEKEKALILSDLHIGKTAHFRKNGIALSNQIFENDLQRLSVLIEYFHPKKFIIVGDLLHAGDNSDVDKFCEWKNQFPEIEFHLVEGNHDRISKKLEAKLCLNLKSIELEIDGITFVHDFEKSNPEFQITGHIHPGIVLNSFVKKIKLPCFALSDTQLLLPAFSEFTGLDTKNLPKNGRFYVFTDSDIYEI is encoded by the coding sequence ATGAAAATAGTAACAAAAAATATAAATATTAGAGACCAAATTTTCACGTTAACCAATCAAAGAGCATTGTTTTGGGAAAAAGAAAAAGCATTGATTTTATCAGATTTGCATATAGGAAAAACAGCACATTTCCGGAAAAACGGAATTGCCCTTTCTAATCAGATTTTTGAAAATGATTTACAGAGATTATCCGTTTTAATCGAATATTTTCACCCTAAAAAATTTATTATCGTCGGAGATTTATTACACGCCGGAGATAATTCTGATGTTGATAAATTTTGTGAATGGAAAAACCAGTTTCCCGAGATTGAATTTCATCTTGTGGAAGGGAATCACGACAGAATTTCAAAAAAATTGGAAGCTAAGCTATGTCTTAATCTTAAGTCAATTGAATTAGAAATCGATGGTATTACTTTCGTCCACGATTTTGAAAAATCAAATCCGGAATTTCAAATAACCGGTCATATTCATCCGGGAATTGTTTTGAATTCATTTGTTAAAAAAATAAAATTGCCTTGTTTTGCTTTGTCAGACACACAATTATTACTTCCGGCTTTCAGCGAATTTACAGGTTTAGATACAAAAAATCTCCCAAAAAATGGAAGATTCTATGTTTTTACGGATTCTGATATTTATGAGATTTAG
- a CDS encoding ligase-associated DNA damage response DEXH box helicase, translating to MMEKDNSPFKFQIDTWQKFGSGYSGMVVAPTGFGKTFSVFLALISDFLTNPEKFKKGLKMIWITPLRSLSKDIAKAMQEAIDEIGLDWTVGVRNGDTDPKVRQQQVKSMPEILVVTPESLHLLFGQKNNERFFNNMHCVAVDEWHELLGSKRGVMVELGISQLVHYVPKIKIWGITATIGNLEEALEVLIPYDIKKTKITAKEQKKIDILSVFPDEVELLPWAGHLGQKLADKVVPIILESKSTIVFTNTRSQSEMWYQLLLNAFPDFAGQIAIHHSSIDAHLRIWIEENLSSGKLKAVVSTSSLDLGIDFKPVDTVIQIGSAKGVARFLQRAGRSGHSPFETSKIFCVPTHSLELIEVAALKEAVKQKVIEPREPQVLCFDVLVQFLMTLAVGDGFFPDEVYERIKKVYTFQEIRDEEWKAIIDFLTIGGSALKSYEEYHKVVVMEDGLHKVTSRKIAMLHRMNMGAIVSDAMLKVKFISGGYIGMVEEYFISRLKKEEKFILAGRVLEVAMIKDMTVFVRASKGKAQAPSYLGGRLPLSSNLGHFLREKLSGALNPKASDKELKFLHPLLANQEKRSHIPKDDEFLVELIKNREGYHLFMYPFEGRLVHEVMAALIAYRISKLAPISFSMAMNDYGFELFSDKEIPLTEENLDKILTRDNLMTDVISSINAAEMARRKFRDIAVISGMVVQNFPGQQRSNKSLQSSAGLIFKVLEDHDPNHFLVRQAYTEVFNMQLQEQRVVEAFKRIEKSKIILKFANTFTPLSFPIKVDSLRQTLSSEGLDARIQKLIQQAKKGR from the coding sequence ATGATGGAAAAAGACAATTCTCCATTTAAATTTCAGATTGACACCTGGCAGAAATTTGGCAGTGGTTACAGCGGAATGGTTGTGGCACCAACCGGTTTTGGGAAAACTTTTTCTGTGTTCTTAGCTTTGATTTCAGACTTTTTGACGAATCCTGAGAAGTTTAAAAAAGGGCTGAAAATGATTTGGATTACGCCACTTCGTTCTCTTTCAAAAGATATCGCCAAAGCAATGCAGGAAGCGATTGACGAGATCGGACTGGATTGGACAGTAGGTGTGAGAAATGGTGACACAGATCCGAAAGTCCGACAACAGCAGGTCAAAAGTATGCCTGAAATTTTGGTGGTAACTCCAGAAAGTTTGCATCTGCTTTTTGGACAGAAAAATAACGAGCGGTTCTTTAATAATATGCATTGCGTTGCAGTGGATGAATGGCACGAATTATTGGGTTCAAAACGTGGTGTGATGGTAGAATTGGGAATTTCTCAACTTGTACATTACGTTCCGAAAATTAAAATCTGGGGAATTACGGCAACGATTGGAAATCTTGAAGAGGCATTGGAAGTTTTAATTCCATATGATATTAAGAAAACAAAAATCACAGCCAAAGAACAGAAAAAAATTGATATTCTTTCAGTTTTTCCGGATGAAGTGGAACTTTTGCCTTGGGCTGGACATCTCGGACAAAAATTAGCCGATAAAGTCGTTCCGATTATTCTTGAATCAAAATCCACAATTGTTTTTACAAATACCAGAAGCCAAAGTGAAATGTGGTATCAACTTTTATTGAATGCCTTTCCCGATTTCGCCGGACAAATCGCCATTCATCACAGTTCTATTGATGCGCATCTGAGAATTTGGATTGAAGAAAATTTAAGTTCAGGAAAACTGAAAGCGGTCGTTTCCACATCTTCTTTAGATTTGGGAATTGACTTTAAACCAGTTGATACGGTCATTCAAATTGGCTCTGCAAAAGGTGTTGCGAGATTTTTGCAACGTGCAGGACGAAGTGGTCACTCCCCTTTTGAAACTTCAAAAATTTTCTGTGTGCCTACCCATTCTTTAGAACTAATTGAAGTTGCAGCTTTGAAGGAAGCCGTAAAACAAAAAGTGATTGAGCCTCGTGAACCGCAGGTTTTATGTTTTGATGTATTGGTTCAGTTTCTAATGACTTTGGCAGTTGGTGACGGATTTTTCCCCGATGAAGTTTACGAGAGAATTAAAAAAGTCTACACTTTTCAGGAAATCCGGGATGAGGAATGGAAAGCGATAATTGACTTTCTAACGATTGGCGGAAGTGCTTTGAAAAGCTACGAAGAATATCACAAAGTTGTTGTAATGGAAGACGGTCTGCACAAAGTAACTTCCAGAAAAATTGCAATGCTTCATCGGATGAATATGGGTGCGATTGTCAGTGATGCGATGCTGAAGGTGAAATTTATTTCCGGTGGTTATATCGGGATGGTTGAGGAATATTTTATTTCGAGACTGAAAAAAGAAGAGAAATTTATCTTGGCGGGTCGGGTTCTGGAAGTGGCAATGATTAAAGATATGACGGTTTTCGTTCGGGCTTCCAAAGGAAAAGCGCAGGCTCCAAGTTATCTGGGCGGAAGGTTGCCTTTAAGTTCAAATCTAGGTCATTTTTTAAGAGAAAAATTGTCGGGAGCGTTAAATCCGAAAGCTTCTGATAAAGAACTGAAGTTTCTGCATCCGCTTTTAGCTAATCAGGAAAAGCGTTCGCACATTCCGAAAGATGATGAATTTTTGGTTGAACTCATTAAAAACCGCGAAGGATATCACTTATTTATGTATCCTTTCGAAGGGCGATTGGTGCACGAAGTGATGGCAGCGTTGATTGCTTATCGAATTTCAAAATTAGCTCCGATTTCCTTTTCGATGGCGATGAATGATTATGGTTTTGAATTATTCAGTGACAAAGAAATTCCGCTGACTGAGGAGAATTTAGATAAAATTTTAACGAGGGATAATCTGATGACCGATGTGATTTCCAGTATTAATGCGGCAGAAATGGCGAGACGAAAATTCCGTGATATTGCGGTCATTTCCGGAATGGTCGTTCAGAATTTTCCCGGACAGCAGCGTTCCAACAAATCTCTGCAAAGTTCTGCAGGTTTGATTTTTAAAGTTCTGGAAGATCACGACCCGAATCATTTTCTTGTAAGGCAGGCTTATACAGAGGTTTTTAATATGCAGCTGCAGGAACAGCGAGTAGTAGAGGCATTCAAAAGAATTGAAAAATCAAAAATTATCCTGAAATTTGCAAATACTTTTACACCTTTAAGTTTCCCGATAAAAGTTGACAGTTTGAGACAAACGTTATCCAGTGAAGGTCTTGATGCGAGAATCCAGAAATTGATTCAGCAGGCGAAGAAAGGAAGATAA